The Porites lutea chromosome 4, jaPorLute2.1, whole genome shotgun sequence genome contains a region encoding:
- the LOC140935587 gene encoding uncharacterized protein, whose amino-acid sequence MARELIPSLPSFPPLEHHSSQSCSTFVKRNKSSCTPQVIDLTSENSSTTMSHQPLRHMPPYPPHPSHSSAFHRVNHLPGHMPETHGNSSNHTCPFLQQQRHQQHHHSSHNRLFHPSTNGNFCPLSMASTVPLQHHPPHPGPPVIIDVDQIPDHVRAVPVTSLPNSLLVASVPVAAPTYIQPHQPPMDVDPRGNNGVSTHHHHHYHHHHHHHHHHFVQPPYQVPQTQAYHPYPTPGGMHHRHHRRWHQNISSHSSWSSRRTHAAPPPPPSMHPYPDLLYHLISVMSMQPIPTHPPTPAWEEEVHPRENYETLLNFAEQMGEAKPKGLSRVEIDQLPTYRVTAASKSEDDDKRCVVCLVDFEEKQLVRVLPCQHEYHTRCIDKWLKSNRTCPICRAEVNVNAE is encoded by the exons ATGGCCAGAGAGTTAATACCCAGCTTGCCATCCTTCCCCCCTTTGGAACATCATTCTTCTCAAAGTTGCAGTACATTTGTCAAG agaaATAAATCAAGTTGTACCCCCCAAGTGATTGACCTCACAAGTGAAAACTCATCAACTACTATGTCCCATCAACCACTAAGGCACATGCCTCCTTATCCACCCCACCCTAGTCACTCGTCGGCATTTCACAGAGTAAACCATCTACCTGGCCACATGCCTGAAACTCATGG aaactcGTCCAATCATACTTGTCCTTTTCTTCAACAACAAAGGCATCAACAGCATCACCACTCATCCCACAATAGACTTTTCCATCCATCAACAAACGGTAATTTTTGTCCCCTAAGTATGGCGTCGACGGTCCCTCTTCAGCACCATCCACCCCACCCGGGACCTCCAGTTATTATCGACGTTGATCAAATACCAGATCATGTAAGGGCAGTTCCAGTAACAAGTCTTCCAAACTCATTGCTGGTCGCCAGTGTGCCTGTAGCAGCTCCAACTTATATTCAACCGCATCAGCCTCCA ATGGATGTGGACCCCAGAGGAAATAATGGAGTCAGCAcacaccatcatcatcactaccaccaccaccaccaccaccaccatcatcattttGTGCAGCCACCATATCAAGTTCCACAAACACAGGCATACCACCCTTACCCCACACCTGGTGGAATG CATCACAGACACCACAGAAGATGGCATCAAAACATCTCATCGCATTCGAGTTGGTCATCACGACGTACACATGCGGCACCTCCTCCCCCACCTTCCATGCACCCATATCCTGATCTACTTTATCATCTTATATCTGTGATGTCAATGCAGCCCATACCAACACATCCTCCAACCCCTGCATGGGAAGAAGAAGTGCACCCTCGTGAAAATTATGAG ACTCTTCTTAATTTTGCTGAGCAGATGGGCGAAGCAAAGCCAAAAGGGCTCTCTCGTGTTGAAATCGATCAGCTCCCAACGTATCGCGTTACAGCAGCATCAAAAAGTGAAGATGACGACAAAAGATGTGTGGTGTGTTTAGTGGATTTTGAAGAGAAACAACTTGTAAGGGTCTTACCATGCCAACATGAGTATCACACAAGATGTATTGACAAATGGCTAAAG TCAAACAGAACATGCCCCATATGCCGAGCAGAAGTAAATGTCAATGCAGAGTGA